The Streptomyces achromogenes genome window below encodes:
- a CDS encoding RluA family pseudouridine synthase, translated as MRRRTPPPPSPLPQRDGIDPVRVRLPGEGDWATVREHLVERLGEARAPIVDGMLAAGLVVGADGTPVAPDAPYVPGMFVWFHRELPAETPVPFPLEIVYRDEHVVVVDKPHFLATTPRGSHVTETALARLRRELGLPALGAAHRLDRLTAGLVLFTVRPEERGAYQGLFRERRVRKVYEAVAPYDPALVLPRTVRSRIVKERGVLAAYEVAGEPNAVSRVELLEHSVARGLGRYRLLPATGQTHQLRVHLNSLGVPILGDPLYPEVAAPVPAGDFRRPLQLLARELEFTDPVTGTEHRLRSGRVLQAWASYDRWAAAAQPETAR; from the coding sequence ATGAGACGCCGCACCCCTCCCCCGCCCTCCCCCCTGCCGCAGCGCGACGGCATCGACCCGGTGCGGGTGCGGCTGCCCGGTGAGGGCGACTGGGCCACCGTCCGGGAGCACCTGGTGGAGCGGCTCGGCGAGGCGCGCGCCCCGATCGTGGACGGGATGCTCGCGGCCGGCCTGGTCGTCGGCGCCGACGGGACGCCGGTCGCGCCCGACGCGCCGTACGTGCCGGGGATGTTCGTGTGGTTCCACCGCGAGCTGCCGGCCGAGACGCCCGTGCCGTTCCCGCTCGAGATCGTGTACCGCGACGAGCACGTCGTCGTCGTCGACAAGCCGCACTTCCTGGCCACCACCCCGCGCGGCAGCCATGTCACGGAGACGGCGCTGGCCCGGCTGCGGCGGGAGCTGGGGCTTCCCGCGCTGGGCGCCGCGCACCGCCTGGACCGGCTCACGGCCGGTCTGGTGCTGTTCACGGTGCGGCCCGAGGAGCGCGGCGCCTACCAGGGACTGTTCCGTGAGCGCCGGGTGCGCAAGGTGTACGAGGCCGTCGCGCCGTACGACCCCGCCCTCGTCCTGCCCCGGACGGTGCGCAGCCGGATCGTCAAGGAGCGCGGGGTCCTGGCCGCCTACGAGGTGGCGGGCGAGCCGAACGCGGTGAGCCGCGTGGAACTGCTCGAGCACAGCGTGGCGCGGGGGCTCGGCCGCTACCGGCTGCTGCCCGCGACCGGGCAGACGCACCAGCTGCGCGTCCATCTGAACTCCCTCGGCGTGCCGATCCTCGGGGATCCGCTCTACCCCGAGGTGGCCGCCCCCGTGCCGGCCGGCGACTTCCGGCGCCCGCTGCAACTGCTCGCGCGGGAACTGGAGTTCACCGATCCGGTCACGGGGACGGAGCACCGGCTGCGCAGCGGGCGTGTGCTGCAGGCCTGGGCGTCGTACGACCGCTGGGCCGCCGCCGCGCAGCCGGAAACCGCTCGGTAG
- a CDS encoding cytochrome P450 yields the protein MTPEHPTPTGATTGPHDLALDPPAGCPAHVRGPGGLARLYGPGAEDLNELYERLREEHGPVAPVLIHDDLPMWMVLGHAENLRMVRTPSQFTKDSRIWSQMGDGKVRPDHPLMPHIAWQPICAHAEGDEHKRLRGAVTAALATIDDRSVRRHINRSSQRLVNRFCEKGGADLVGDFAEHLPMAVMCHVLGMPDEYNDTMVHAARDALKGTETAVASHEYVVGALGRLTARRRAEPEDDFTSHLVNHPAGLTDDEIREHLRLVLFAAYEATVNLLSNVLRMVLTDPRFLAQLNGGQMTVAEAVEQSLWDEPPFSTIFGYFAKQDTELGGQRIRRGDGLFFSPAPGNVDPRVRPDLSAHMQGNRSHLAFGSGPHECPGQDIGRAIADVGVDALLMRLPDIQLDCEEDELRWTTSIASRHLVELPVRFEPKPQQDVKHKPSHAPVPPQRTMRPVSTPPQATPAPAPVAEPAAAQRPTPPASPAPSVPAAAQPAAPVRRPNAWRRFLAWWRGY from the coding sequence GTGACTCCCGAACACCCCACCCCCACCGGCGCCACCACCGGCCCGCACGACCTCGCCCTCGACCCGCCGGCCGGCTGCCCCGCGCACGTGCGCGGCCCCGGCGGCCTGGCCCGCCTCTACGGCCCAGGAGCGGAGGACCTGAACGAACTGTACGAGCGACTGCGCGAGGAACACGGCCCCGTGGCGCCGGTCCTGATCCACGACGACCTGCCGATGTGGATGGTCCTCGGCCACGCCGAGAACCTGCGCATGGTGCGCACGCCCTCGCAGTTCACCAAGGACAGCCGCATCTGGTCGCAGATGGGGGACGGCAAGGTCCGGCCCGACCACCCGCTGATGCCGCACATCGCCTGGCAGCCGATCTGCGCCCACGCCGAGGGCGACGAGCACAAGCGGCTGCGGGGCGCGGTCACCGCGGCCCTGGCCACCATCGACGACCGCAGCGTGCGCCGCCACATCAACCGCTCGAGCCAGCGCCTGGTCAACCGCTTCTGCGAGAAGGGCGGGGCGGACCTGGTCGGCGACTTCGCCGAACACCTCCCGATGGCCGTGATGTGCCATGTCCTGGGCATGCCCGACGAGTACAACGACACGATGGTGCACGCCGCCCGCGACGCCCTCAAGGGCACGGAGACCGCGGTCGCGAGCCACGAGTACGTCGTGGGGGCGCTCGGCCGGCTCACCGCCCGCCGCCGCGCCGAGCCCGAGGACGACTTCACCAGTCACCTCGTCAACCACCCAGCCGGACTCACCGACGACGAGATCAGGGAACATCTGCGCCTGGTCCTCTTCGCCGCCTACGAGGCCACCGTCAACCTGCTCTCCAACGTGCTGCGCATGGTCCTCACCGACCCGCGTTTCCTCGCCCAGCTCAACGGCGGCCAGATGACGGTGGCGGAGGCGGTCGAGCAGTCCCTGTGGGACGAGCCCCCGTTCAGCACGATCTTCGGCTACTTCGCCAAGCAGGACACGGAGCTGGGCGGTCAGCGCATCCGCCGGGGCGACGGCCTCTTCTTCTCGCCCGCGCCAGGCAACGTGGACCCCCGGGTCCGCCCCGACCTGTCCGCCCACATGCAGGGCAACCGCTCCCATCTTGCCTTCGGCAGCGGCCCGCACGAGTGCCCCGGCCAGGACATCGGCCGTGCCATCGCCGACGTCGGCGTCGACGCGCTGCTGATGCGGCTGCCGGACATCCAACTCGACTGCGAAGAGGACGAGTTGCGCTGGACGACGTCCATCGCCTCACGCCACCTGGTGGAGCTGCCGGTCCGGTTCGAGCCGAAGCCCCAGCAGGACGTCAAGCACAAGCCGAGCCACGCCCCGGTTCCGCCGCAGCGGACCATGCGCCCGGTGAGCACCCCTCCGCAGGCCACGCCCGCTCCGGCCCCGGTCGCCGAGCCGGCCGCCGCGCAACGGCCCACACCGCCCGCATCGCCCGCACCGTCCGTTCCGGCCGCCGCACAGCCGGCCGCGCCGGTCCGCAGGCCGAACGCCTGGCGCCGCTTCCTGGCCTGGTGGCGCGGCTACTGA
- a CDS encoding GTP-binding protein, translated as MDFNGSDTLPGPRAEDHLPHTTTAAAKIVIVGGFGVGKTTMVGSVSEIRPLTTEETMTQAGIGIDDDYGSETKTATTVAMDFGRIRITDQVVLYLFGTPGQERFWFLWNGLFEGALGAVVLVDTRRLEVSFEVMGRLEEGGVPFVVAVNTFPDGPRYPLDDLRAALDLPPEIPIVECDVRRRASSRDVLMTLMRFLHSLALSRSLT; from the coding sequence ATGGACTTCAACGGCTCTGACACGCTCCCCGGCCCACGGGCCGAGGACCACCTGCCGCACACCACCACAGCCGCGGCGAAGATCGTCATCGTGGGCGGCTTCGGCGTCGGCAAGACCACCATGGTCGGTTCCGTCAGCGAGATCAGGCCGCTGACCACCGAGGAGACCATGACCCAGGCGGGCATCGGGATCGACGACGACTACGGTTCCGAGACCAAGACCGCCACCACAGTGGCCATGGACTTCGGCCGCATCCGGATCACCGACCAGGTCGTGCTCTACCTCTTCGGCACCCCCGGCCAGGAGCGTTTCTGGTTCTTGTGGAACGGGCTCTTCGAAGGGGCGCTGGGCGCGGTCGTCCTGGTCGACACCCGTCGCCTCGAGGTCAGCTTCGAGGTCATGGGCCGACTGGAGGAGGGCGGCGTGCCCTTCGTCGTCGCCGTCAACACCTTCCCCGACGGGCCCCGTTACCCCCTCGACGACCTCAGGGCCGCGCTCGACCTGCCGCCCGAGATCCCGATCGTGGAGTGCGACGTCCGACGCCGCGCCTCCAGCCGCGACGTCCTGATGACCCTCATGCGCTTCCTGCACTCCCTGGCGCTCAGCCGCAGCCTCACCTGA
- a CDS encoding DUF742 domain-containing protein: MTPPQRRRRQPLPVPPPQPLPSPQAAEPAQEGEGKNPERLYIITGADGERAPLDLVTLIVACAETPSSAPPEQTAVLRMCGAPLSVAEVSAYLGLPFSVVTVLLTEMLAAELVQARAPIVRQQLPDRSLLEAVMHGLQRL; this comes from the coding sequence ATGACCCCTCCGCAACGCCGGCGGCGACAACCCCTGCCCGTACCTCCCCCGCAGCCCCTGCCGTCCCCGCAGGCCGCGGAGCCCGCGCAGGAGGGGGAGGGCAAGAACCCCGAACGGCTGTACATCATCACGGGAGCGGACGGCGAGCGGGCGCCCCTCGACCTCGTCACCCTGATCGTGGCGTGCGCCGAGACGCCTTCGTCGGCCCCGCCGGAACAGACCGCGGTGCTGCGGATGTGCGGCGCCCCGCTCTCGGTGGCCGAGGTGTCGGCCTATCTGGGCCTGCCGTTCAGCGTGGTGACGGTGCTGCTCACCGAGATGCTGGCGGCCGAGCTCGTCCAGGCACGCGCCCCCATCGTCCGGCAGCAGCTCCCCGACCGTTCCCTCCTCGAAGCGGTGATGCATGGACTTCAACGGCTCTGA
- a CDS encoding roadblock/LC7 domain-containing protein codes for MIQQRQNFDWLLKELYDGVPGIEMIVVLSADGLRIARYAGDPDAADRVAAACAGLQSLAAAVGQEIHSSSGEMDMVVIDLSGGYFYMMSAGANAYLAVLADVRCEAGRMSGMMRDLVVRIGAHLTSPPRRNGQNV; via the coding sequence GTGATCCAGCAGCGCCAAAACTTCGACTGGCTGCTCAAGGAGCTCTACGACGGCGTTCCGGGCATCGAGATGATCGTCGTGCTGTCGGCCGACGGACTGCGCATCGCCCGTTACGCCGGTGACCCCGACGCCGCCGACCGGGTCGCCGCGGCCTGCGCCGGCCTGCAGAGCCTGGCCGCCGCCGTCGGACAGGAGATCCACTCCAGCAGCGGCGAGATGGACATGGTCGTCATCGACCTGAGCGGCGGCTACTTCTACATGATGTCGGCCGGCGCCAACGCCTACCTCGCGGTCCTCGCCGACGTGCGCTGCGAGGCGGGCCGGATGAGCGGCATGATGCGCGACCTGGTCGTCCGCATCGGCGCCCACCTGACCAGTCCTCCCCGCCGCAACGGGCAGAACGTATGA
- a CDS encoding sensor histidine kinase encodes MVSVQSPPGRRELPLARVLLLPAILMAAATGAAVALVAAQARFAVGVCGGVATLLVIAAGAESVRRGRQLRELRAERDQRLAYLERRVADHTEENRRLAQEHVPSAVSWLRAGNSPREVMRDLSESDPSFRELDDAQRAVVRRILDIVDHEESLRDSAQRSFVSVARRVQAIVHQQSAELREMEEDHGRNPEVFDDLLRIDHGTSLIGRLADSIGVLGGGRPGRNWPQPVPLYSVLRGAMSRILEYRRIQLDSIAKVNIRGLSVEPLIHALAELLDNATRYSPPNSKVHVNAVEVQTGIAIEIEDAGVSLSEEARAKAERMLEQAKAGVDIQDVGGTPRLGLAVVGRLCTSFNLQVSLRTSAYGGVRAVLIVPSEMQTSDPAPGFAHGIGATAVPQIDLSTIGEGPKRPPKKRRPTNARIPAGVSLTDDVPEVTEWTEQGLPQRRSKTTIPITQRYAEAYAAQEAAREGKPDLFARPEPEPDPEPKREPGLAFEAFWEGLKKAAPPGVHPTDFTRNPTAYLHLLEDKAKTEADDEGDPT; translated from the coding sequence ATGGTGAGTGTTCAGTCCCCACCCGGTCGCCGAGAACTTCCCCTTGCGCGCGTGCTGTTGCTGCCCGCGATACTGATGGCCGCGGCGACCGGCGCCGCCGTCGCCCTGGTGGCGGCGCAGGCCCGGTTCGCCGTCGGCGTCTGCGGAGGCGTGGCCACCCTCCTGGTGATCGCGGCGGGAGCCGAGTCGGTCCGGCGCGGCCGCCAACTGCGGGAACTGCGCGCGGAGAGGGACCAGCGCCTCGCGTACCTGGAACGACGCGTCGCCGACCACACGGAGGAGAACCGCCGCCTCGCCCAGGAACACGTGCCGAGCGCCGTTTCGTGGCTGCGCGCCGGAAATTCCCCCAGGGAGGTGATGCGCGACCTCAGCGAGAGTGATCCTTCGTTCCGCGAACTCGACGACGCGCAGCGTGCCGTGGTCCGCAGGATCCTCGACATCGTCGACCACGAGGAGTCCCTGCGCGACTCCGCCCAGCGGTCCTTCGTCAGCGTCGCCCGCCGGGTGCAGGCCATCGTCCACCAGCAGTCCGCGGAACTGCGGGAGATGGAGGAGGACCACGGCCGCAACCCCGAGGTCTTCGACGACCTGCTGCGCATCGACCACGGCACCTCGCTGATCGGCCGTCTCGCCGACTCCATCGGCGTGCTCGGCGGCGGCCGGCCCGGCCGCAACTGGCCCCAGCCCGTCCCGCTGTACAGCGTGCTGCGCGGCGCCATGTCCCGCATCCTCGAGTACCGGCGCATCCAGCTGGACTCCATCGCCAAGGTCAACATCCGCGGGCTGTCCGTCGAACCGCTCATCCACGCGCTCGCCGAGCTCCTCGACAACGCCACCCGCTACTCGCCGCCCAACAGCAAGGTGCACGTCAACGCCGTCGAGGTGCAGACCGGCATCGCCATCGAGATCGAGGACGCCGGCGTCAGCCTCAGCGAGGAGGCCCGCGCCAAGGCCGAACGCATGCTGGAGCAGGCCAAGGCGGGCGTCGACATCCAGGACGTCGGCGGCACCCCACGCCTGGGCCTCGCGGTCGTCGGCCGTCTGTGCACCTCCTTCAACCTCCAGGTCTCGCTGCGCACCTCGGCCTACGGCGGCGTGCGGGCCGTCCTCATCGTGCCGAGCGAGATGCAGACCTCCGACCCGGCCCCCGGCTTCGCGCACGGCATCGGCGCCACCGCCGTACCGCAGATCGACCTGAGCACGATCGGCGAGGGCCCCAAGCGCCCGCCCAAGAAGCGCCGCCCCACCAACGCGCGCATTCCTGCCGGAGTCTCCCTGACCGACGACGTGCCCGAGGTCACCGAGTGGACCGAGCAGGGCCTGCCCCAGCGCCGCAGCAAGACCACCATCCCGATCACCCAGCGCTACGCCGAGGCGTACGCCGCCCAGGAGGCCGCCCGCGAGGGCAAGCCCGACCTGTTCGCGCGGCCCGAGCCGGAGCCCGATCCCGAGCCGAAGCGCGAGCCCGGACTGGCCTTCGAGGCCTTCTGGGAGGGCCTGAAGAAAGCGGCTCCGCCCGGCGTCCACCCCACCGACTTCACCCGCAACCCGACCGCGTACCTGCACCTGCTCGAAGACAAGGCCAAGACCGAGGCCGACGATGAAGGGGACCCCACGTGA
- a CDS encoding TetR/AcrR family transcriptional regulator yields MGTDSGRRVGRPRAAQRPDSGLAPRAELLVAAAELFTTRGYAATTTRAVAERAGMRQATMYHYVSGKEELLADLLESTVAPSLTRARELLADTARPAEERLWELCRTDVELLCGGPHNLGGLYLLPEVRAERFAGFHAVRAELKDAYRRLIAATKAGDALDADELAVRTDLVFGLIEGVILVRRSGPAGSAPRFARATADAALRVVRD; encoded by the coding sequence ATGGGGACGGACAGCGGGCGTCGAGTGGGCCGGCCGCGGGCCGCGCAGCGCCCGGACAGCGGGCTCGCGCCGCGCGCCGAACTGCTCGTGGCGGCCGCGGAGTTGTTCACCACGCGCGGCTACGCCGCCACCACGACCCGGGCCGTCGCCGAACGCGCGGGCATGCGCCAGGCCACCATGTACCACTATGTCTCCGGCAAGGAGGAGTTGCTCGCGGACCTGCTGGAGTCGACGGTCGCACCGTCGCTGACCCGCGCCCGTGAGCTGCTCGCCGACACCGCGCGGCCGGCCGAGGAACGGCTGTGGGAGCTGTGCCGCACCGACGTGGAGCTGCTGTGCGGTGGCCCCCACAACCTCGGCGGCCTCTATCTGCTCCCCGAGGTGCGCGCCGAGCGGTTCGCCGGCTTCCATGCCGTGCGTGCCGAACTCAAGGACGCCTACCGCCGGCTGATCGCCGCGACCAAGGCGGGCGACGCGCTCGACGCGGACGAGCTCGCTGTGCGCACCGACCTGGTCTTCGGGCTCATCGAGGGCGTCATCCTCGTCCGCCGGTCGGGTCCGGCGGGCTCCGCCCCGCGGTTCGCCCGCGCCACCGCGGACGCCGCCCTGCGCGTCGTGCGCGACTGA
- a CDS encoding urea amidolyase associated protein UAAP1, protein MAATATTYGARAHARAQEGAHAEAMPVVPARDWPAPPCEAGLLVWAETVAGGNYTHRVLARGTELRLTDLHGDACAHLLLFAADRPWERLNVADTVKVQWNAYLGEGVLLLSDQGRVLASVVVDTAGRHDALCGTSTLVRNTGRYGDGAPQSASPAGRELFKLAAAKNGLEPRDLPPSLSFFQGVRVGEDGALDFTGSAGPGGSVTLRAEQDVTVLIANVPHPSDPRPQYVSTALEVLAWRAGPTRPGDPLWDATPEGRRAFLNTAEHLTARGLA, encoded by the coding sequence ATGGCGGCGACAGCGACCACATACGGAGCACGCGCCCACGCCCGGGCCCAGGAGGGCGCACACGCCGAGGCCATGCCGGTCGTCCCGGCCCGGGACTGGCCGGCCCCGCCCTGCGAGGCGGGACTCCTGGTCTGGGCGGAGACGGTCGCGGGCGGCAACTACACCCACCGCGTCCTGGCCCGGGGAACCGAACTGCGCCTGACCGACCTGCACGGCGACGCTTGCGCCCACCTCCTCCTGTTCGCCGCCGACCGGCCCTGGGAGCGGCTGAACGTCGCCGACACGGTCAAGGTGCAGTGGAACGCCTACCTCGGCGAGGGCGTCCTGCTCCTGTCCGACCAGGGGCGCGTCCTCGCCTCGGTCGTCGTCGACACCGCCGGCCGGCACGACGCCCTGTGCGGCACCTCCACGCTCGTGCGCAACACCGGGCGCTACGGCGACGGCGCCCCGCAGTCCGCCTCCCCCGCCGGCCGGGAACTGTTCAAGCTGGCCGCCGCGAAGAACGGCCTCGAGCCCCGCGACCTGCCGCCCTCCCTCTCCTTCTTCCAGGGCGTGCGGGTCGGCGAGGACGGCGCCCTCGACTTCACCGGCTCGGCCGGCCCGGGCGGCAGCGTCACCCTGCGCGCCGAACAGGACGTGACGGTCCTGATCGCCAACGTGCCGCACCCGTCCGACCCGCGCCCGCAGTACGTCAGCACCGCGCTGGAGGTCCTCGCCTGGCGGGCCGGCCCGACCCGGCCGGGCGACCCGCTCTGGGACGCCACCCCCGAGGGCCGCCGCGCCTTCCTCAACACCGCCGAACACCTCACCGCCCGGGGGCTCGCATGA
- a CDS encoding urea amidolyase associated protein UAAP2 yields MKTVVPARAAWSSVVRAGACLTITDLHGNQAVDFLVYDAHDTSVRYSAPDTIHAQGGIFLTTGSVLMSNEHTELMTVTADAVGRHDTVGGACSKESNTLRYGHHTFSQHACVDNFLAEGARHGLGKRDLVSNINWYMNVPVEKDGTLGIVDGLSAPGLSLSLRAERDVLVLVSNCPQINNPCNGFDPTAVEMTITEAAGA; encoded by the coding sequence ATGAAGACCGTCGTTCCCGCCCGCGCCGCCTGGTCGTCCGTCGTCCGCGCCGGCGCCTGCCTCACCATCACCGACCTGCACGGCAACCAGGCCGTCGACTTCCTCGTGTACGACGCCCACGACACGTCCGTGCGCTACAGCGCCCCCGACACCATCCACGCCCAGGGCGGCATCTTCCTCACCACGGGCAGCGTGCTGATGTCCAACGAGCACACCGAGCTGATGACGGTGACCGCCGACGCCGTGGGCCGCCACGACACCGTCGGCGGCGCCTGCTCCAAGGAGTCCAACACCCTGCGCTACGGCCACCACACCTTCTCCCAGCACGCCTGCGTGGACAACTTCCTCGCCGAGGGCGCCCGGCACGGCCTCGGCAAGCGGGACCTGGTCTCCAACATCAACTGGTACATGAACGTGCCCGTCGAGAAGGACGGCACCCTCGGCATCGTCGACGGCCTCTCCGCGCCCGGTCTGTCCCTCTCGCTGCGCGCCGAACGGGACGTGCTGGTGCTGGTCTCCAACTGCCCGCAGATCAACAACCCGTGCAACGGCTTCGATCCGACGGCGGTGGAGATGACGATCACCGAGGCGGCCGGCGCATGA